GAAAGCGCCTTCTTGAGTATCCTCCGGTACGCAATCAACATTTTTCTTCATGGCGTCCCATTCTTGAAGGCCCCAGGAAGCTGCTGCTGCGATTTTTGCCGATTTCTTTCGAATTTCATCAGACAAGGTGTCCCATTGGTCGGATGTGATATTGTATAGTTTACGCCACTCTCCCATCGCTTCCAAACACCTCATTAGTCCTAATTTTGACTCGTCGTCCTGTGGTTCAACCTCTAACTTCTTATTGTAAAGGTCCAAAGCCTGGTCCCAGTTGTGAAGCTTCTCGTACCAGCGGACGTGTACGTTTAGCGAGCAGTCGCCATCTTTCTTTTGCATGATAACTTTTTCTAGCAAACCGTTGGCCGCTTCTTTCTGTTGCAACTTGTTGTTGATGTGTATGAGAGCTTCGACCACTTGTGTTGACGGATTGTTGCGATACTCTTCTTCCTGCAATGTTATGTTTGATTATTCTCACTAAAATTCTGTATCATTTCTAGACTCACATTATTTCTAGAGGGTGTCCAACTTACCTTGTAATATAACGCTTTCGCGTAAGCTTTGCAATTGATCGCCGTATCTCCTAACAATCTAATCGATATCGGCAGTTCCCCCTTCTTGCAATGTTCCATAAACTCCGCCAAGGTGAGCACAGCGAGCGCCACATCAGGTGCGTCCGGTACGGCCAGCGCGCTCTCCAGCGCGTTCGACAGTGAGCGCCGGGACTGCTCGCCCAGCTCTGTCCAACACGAGACGAACGCCGCGTTGAATAGGTCATACGCAAGTTGAGGGTAGTTTTGGGCGAGGGTGGAGCATGCCCTGAAATGACATACATTAGTAGACATTCTagatataaaattacataattacgAAACATGATTTCCTTTAAAAAGTAGatcgaaataattattaagtgtATAGCATGGAATGTTAAAACGCAGGATAATTTCTCAGTTTaccaaaataatatatacacaAGCATACAGGAACAATAGATTGGGAGGAAAAGTCACATAATTATGACAGAACAATAGGTATACCTGATGGCTGGGCTATTGGATTCGTTGAGGAAAGTGACACTCAGGTCCCGCAGCCACTCTAACCAGTCCTCCTTAGTGATGAGACTACTGACTGCCCAACTTTTCCGCAGCTCGTACAGATTTACTGATAACTTCTGCATCGGCTGCATCTCGTTCGTAGTTACCACCTGCAGAAGATGTAGCCACGTTATGTTAAGCAGTAAAAACGTAGTGCATTAAAACAAATTTCGAAGAAAATAGCTAAAACTCACGTCTTTCTTCCGAAGCCGCATACGAGTCTCATCCATATAATCGTCATCGCAGGCCAGAGTAGAAACTACCTGCAATCGCGTAATCAACACGATGTACTGTGGACATTGGATTTTGTGTTTCATCATGAGCCTTTCCATCGAAGGTATGTAGTCGACGTACTCCCGCCCGAGCTGAATGATGAGCGCGCACAGTGCGTTCATAGCTGTTTGTCTCAACGGCGGGTTGGTGTCCAAAACGCGAGCTAATGCTTGAATTATAGTCGCCGAATAAGGCTTGAAGTACAAGTACATCGATAGATGCTCAATCGTCTCCATCGCTAGCTTCGAAACAGATTGCGGAATGTTCCTGCCATCAAACAAAGCAGTAATTGCAGGTACTATCGACAAAAGTACATCATCCAGATTATTCTCGAATTTTTGTATAGTTAAAAGCAGTTTTTCAGTTAAAAACTTGTCTTTGCTCCTGTCGGATCTGAGGATACGCAGAATGTTCGGCAATATCTTTCGCAAGTAAACTTTGAACTCTGTTCCGATGGCGACTGTTATGTGTTCGACGAGCATTATCAGGGTCGGCTGCAGTGGAGTGTCTGGGGTCCAATACTCCCTGATGATATCGAAGATCTCTTCCAAGTAGTTTCGAATGTGTATTTTAACGACCGATATCAGTTGCGCCAACTGGGTAAAGAGGAATTCACGGAAGTTAGCGCTTTCTGTTGTGCGTATTACGTATAAGAGGCTCGGCGTGACACGGGATATGTATGGAACACATTTAATGCCAAGCGACTGGAATATGAATGTTACAGAGTGTACAGCACTTGTGTGGTGCTGAGCCAGTAAAGGATCTCTAAGGATTCGCATGAGGGATGTCAACACTATGGCCGGGTAGAACTCATCTAGCACTATCGGCGACATATTTACCAACATCTCATTCGTGTTCAAGTCTAAATTATCTGCAGTCGCCGACTCATCGATGGCGGGTATCAAAGTCGAAACTGTTTGAAAATCTATCAAACCCTGATTAACCTTATGCTTATAAGGATCTAACGCGCCGAGAAGACCTAAAACTCGAATAGTTTCGCGTCTGTCTCTGCTCTGCTGTTCCGATTTTAGAAAGCCTAAGAGCATGTCCATTAGTTGAGGGTATTCCATGTAAGGTGTGACCACGTGGCCAGTAGCACTGATGACTTGGCCAAATGACCACAGAGCAATACTCCTCTTCTCTGGTTGATTGGGATCTGATAGCAATTCAAGCTGAATGGAGATGAGTTCTGGCAGCCATTGGTGTAAGGCATGACCACCACCATACACTTCAGCTAAGTCCCCTATGGCCTTTAGAATAGATGAAACCATTGTAGGGTTACTCTCTTTTTCTCTAAGTTTAGGTACGAGCACTTTCAATATGGTGTCAACGAACTGTCTCGTAATTCGTGGTGCATGCGAAATTATATTGTTGACCATTCTCAATGACTGTTCCTTGTTCCTTGCAGATTCTGAATACTGTAGTTCCATTAAAATTTGAACAAAAAGCTGACGGAGCGTGGGCGTTGTGTAGCTTGGATTAATGTTGCTGAGTCTCCCAATCACGCACAGCGCAAGTTCGCTCACCTCGACATTGGAGTCATTGATTGCCACGAAGAGACAGCTCAGATGTTCTTCTACAGCCAAATACTTGTCAAATGCGGGGTTTGTAAATATTTCCAGTACTTTGTATCGGACTTCATGGTCAAAATCTGACCGACCTAGAGCGAGAAGTTTTCCTAAAGACTCATCAATTAGCATATGGAGAGTTCTCGAGTTTGTGACTGAACATCGCTCAATGGCTTTGATAAGAAGTTTCGCGGCCGTCTTTACAGCTTCCATCCTGATGTCGTGTTGCTCACTTAGAAGATAATGATCTGTGCATCTTCTAATGAAACTCATCAATGTATTGTTCCATTCGAAATCGAATGCGCCTAACGTGCGTAACGCTAAAACTAGTTTGTTAGCGTCATGAGGCTCAACCAGCAATGCTGAAGATAATAAATGTACGATCTGCTGCTCTGAACTATTTGGAGCATAAggtttttttctcaaaattaaAGACAGCATATTCAGAAGTTTCTCAGTAATATCTTTCTTTAATGAGGGTACATTTTGACTTAGTTCTTTAAAGCAAGTCGTCAGCTGAGCACTCAATCCAGTGGCACACATGGGATCTAACAGCTCTCTCACTTCACTGgccacattttccttcatagcAAAGCCCAATAGGGTCACACAGTTGAACAACGGTGTGTCAGACCCAACTCGCTTCTTAGGAGTCTCCTTCAGTGGTAAAGTTAGTTTAATAATCTCAATAATCCTACCTAAGTATGTCTGGATATCTGTTTCAACTGCTACACAAATGAGGCCTAAAGTAGTAAACGCCATAGCCCTTTCTTTTTCTCGTCCTCTTAAAAATGTTATCAGGTGGTTGATGGTAGATTTAAGATGTCTTTTGGAAAATACTTCTCTGTTAAATGCAGCCAATCGAGGTATCATTAGCAAGAGCATTTGATGGACATTGTGTGCTCTAGATATTTGCTGTGCCATAACATCTGTAACAAAAAAAGAGCAACATTAAACACTGATAAAGTAAATACAATGAAAAGTAAAATCTATGAAGAAAATACATTGAGCTCAGAGTTAAGCTAGTATAAGGTCATCACCCTCCCcctaaaattcttaaaaatatcaatagcCACTTAACTTGAGAATTTTTAGTCCTATAATGTCCTAATAATATGTTCATGAGGCAAAGATGCTCCAGCAAATTATAAATCTTAATGAGGTGcagacaaaataaaactaataaaaattacatacataattacCTGAGCAAatcttttcatatttttcagtaatAAGTTGTTTACAAATATTGGACTCATAGATAACAGTTTGATGTTTCTCCTCAGCAAAATGTTGCTGACTCCATGAAGTCTGTATCTTAGTGCTCAGAGACATTATCTCATCTGACGTGTCCTGCTCAGCATCCAATTTCTGCATAAGGGCTGTGTACTGCTTTTCCCAGGCAGAGTTGGAACATCTCAGGAGTTCATTCAAGATCAATAATGCACCATGCACATGGTCATCCCTGTTAAGACCTTTCTCTCTTATTGGCTGGTCAGTAAAAGATGTCATAGCTTCTTCATAACATTCAGAATACCACTGAACTTTATTTATCTGCTCTGGCAGTTCCCTCTGAACGGTGACCACCAAAGCTGCTCTCAGTGCTTTGGCTGCTGCTTCTCTTATCTGGTCTTTTGGATCTCTTAAAGCTATCATGATATGGTTGAAGAATTTAGTAATTTGCTGGTAGAACCATGATGGCATAGCAATAGCAAGCTCCTTTAGAATAAGGACTGCAGATAGCCTTTTTCCCTCATTCCTTTCTTCTGAAAGCCATTCATAGCATCTCTTCATCTCCTGCTCCACATACTCTCCTCTCTTTACACCTAATGTAGCAGCTAAACGCCCCATTGCTTTGGCTGCAAGCTCGACAATACCAATGTCGGTGGAAGGGAAAACATTTCTTAAATATTGGGTGTAACGAATGGTCCTGCTCTTTGTGGTTTCAGTATCCCCTCCAATTAAGCATACTGCaaacaacattttaatattacatatttgGAGGATATATGCTTGATAACATGCATACACTAATACATACAGATATAGGCTTGATAAATGTGAGACTACGTGTGAACTAATTCAATACATTGATAACATGCATACACTAATACATATTGACCTCTGATTAGATATTGACCAAATCCTCAGTTATAAAGCTGTTACATAGTATGCAGATCGAATAATACTAAATTCAGTGCATTTTTGGAACGTACAGGCTTAAATGAACAACACTCTTTAAGTTTAGGAAACAGTTTGTATTGTATACACATGGTCTAAACATTGATCCAATTAAATGTATAACCTATATAATTACACATACCAATGGTGAGTATTCCAGCTTTCTTCTCATTATTATCGTAGCTGGACGTGAGCGTATGAATCTGCTGGTTGAAGTCGTCCAGCACCTGCGCCAACGTCTCCGGGGAGAGCTCCCGCAAATCTGTCTTGGCAAAGTGTAACAGCTCGCGAATAGCTTTATGTCTCGTCTCCGAATGCCGGGACTTCAGCCCCGCTACGAGCTCTGACACAGTAAACCCCGTCATTTCTATTAATTAACGGGGTATCCTCCTACTTACATCCAACGATGAGTATTCACATAATTACAAACTGATTACTTAGAAGATAGGTTTACCAAAGCTCTATCGGTTAGCCATTACTAATTTGACAATACAAAACACTACTAAACCGTGTACCTATAAATACTAGTACTCTTTTCCATAAAAggtaaatttgtttaaaatgtaaacaaaaatatacagcAAAACATGCGGCCTCCCTCCCTGACAATCCTGACatgtagtgattatatgctctttgcctGACATAAACATAATGACAGCTGGCACAGATAAAGATAATATGGAGATAAAACTACTCCGTTACATACTTTGTGCAAACCTAGCAATAACGACAGTAGAAAATCATTAATAAAGTTATATAATTTCTGAAGAACGGAGAAATGCTTTTATGACAATAATCAATCTGCAGCAAtagaaatatagaaaaatatatttgtagaaatcttttttgtttacagTGCCATCTATTGAAATAGTTGTAGAAGTGCAATCAAACAAAGCAAGAATGACGCGTGTATTTTCAATACTTTCTACTTGTCATCCATCCACCAACCACAAACAACGAATTGGATTTGAGTAATACCATACTTTGAATAATCCACAAAATAAGGGTAAATCTGACAATCCTAAAAGTTAAGACCGCAGTAACTGAAcattaaatatctttatttaactttaatcaTAATACACCCTAATGTCAAAACCACACTCCTCAGGAATCGTACGTTGTAATAGTcagaaataaatagtttttttaaatatccttaAACTTTAAACTCTAAGCTTTCTTCAAGACAGCAATAATTTCACTTCGTTTTTCTATTTGATTCATTTATATAAAACTGAAATGaagtaacaaatatattttcgCCAAATTGAATTACATCATCTAAAGTGTGTTGTTTTTTGACCTTCACGTAATCAGTAGCATAGGGTAAACTTTTGGTCAGTACCTGGCAGCACCGTCAGCTGAGAGGTGACTGACTGCTTGACGTTGTGTAGCTTGCTCGGTATTCGTTCTTGTTTAACATTTTAAGAAATTCAGAGAAACAGTGCATACAATAATTTTAGTTCACAGTCAAGATAAACGTCCGCCACAATGAGTGAACTAAGTCAGGAGGAGGTGAGTCCAAATTTTGATCCATAGATGAGCTCCAGCGTAGTGCGTATGGGAAGTCTAATTTCGTAACAAAACAAAGCGTTGGCGTTTGGTAGTCGCGCGAGTTTGTTTGGTCGCACGTGCTGCAGCCTCGTGGTTGTTGCAGATACGGAGACGGAGACTGGCGCGGCTGGCGGCGCTGAGCGGGCCAGGCAGTGCTGCGCCCGCGAGCCCGCCCGCCACTCCTGGCGCGTCCGCGCCCCTGCCCGAGCTGCGCGCCAGCCCGCCTGCGCCCTCCACGGAGCCCAGCACGCCGGAGGACATCGCAAATGCCAACAAACAGCCATTCTATTCAGATGGAGTTAAGAAGAGTGATGATCAGACAGAGATACCCGCTGATGGTTTAATTGTTACAGAAAAGACAGACAATAATTTACTAGATGAGATGCCAGACACAAAAATGACAGATTTGTCTCAGACGAGGCAGTATAGTTTTGATTCTATGGGTGAAGATACACTAGTTAGTTGTGGTTCAGTGCGGGTGGGAAGCTCTCCGCGACCTACTGCAGTAGAGCAAGGCACGCCACGGGAGGACAGCACCTCCCGGTCGATATCTCCAGCACAGTTTGTTGAGCCGTCACCAGTACGGCCACGGCCTAGCAATGCCTCACCAAGCTGCTCTAGACGTTCCCTCTCAATGGAAGTGGATGATGTATCAGAAAGGAATTCCCAGTCTGAGCAACAACAGGAGCCCATGGAGGTATGTGttccatattttttaatatctacAATATGACTTGCATTGAATTCAGAACAATTAAACAAAGCAGGCATTAGATTCACTTGacacaaaaacaaatatgaTTTGTTAAAGTTACAGTTATGTTTTGCATCTTttcaaaataagataaaaaggTTTATAAGATTCATTCAAATAAGAATGTTATACAAATCTTACTAGTCTTAAACAAgtgtataaaatatgtatgaaaaacAAGTGTTgggtaaaatgaacatgtattTGGATctctaatatttttatttgttttgctatATATACAATGACATTCTCAAGATATCCAAGGCTGAATGAGCATGTCACTCAAAGCTCCATGAGAATAAAGGCTTACAAAATTAAAGGACAGCCTTTTGGCTTTAATAAGCCGGAGATAATTGTTTGTGATCCATCATATTGACAAAAGtgtttacctatttaaattCTTTAAATACATCAAATGGATCAacactttattttatacaataggttaataaatgataaataaataagtattataggacatttttacacagattgactaaaccccacagtaagctcaataaggcttgttttgtgggtacccagacaacaatatatataaatatataggaaacacccatgactcaggaacaaatatttgtgctcatcacaaaaataaatgcccttagtgggattcgaacccagaaccatcgacttcataggcagggtcactacccactaggccagactggtcgttaAATGATCAGGCCATGCATATACATTTATAATTGCCATCAACAAATACACTGCCATACAATAGCAATAATAGCATGCatcttataaactgaaatagaatTAGATGTAATACACTAAAGAAGTGTGACTAACTCTGGTGGCTGGGGCCCCAAGAGCTCTCGGTCTTAGTGGTACCGTTCCCAAATCTCGAGTATATGCAATTCGCCAGCTAGGCACCTTTGAGCATGCATATTGTTAAGTCTTAAAGaaggctgtttttttttttctcatagaCATTTGGGTATACaaactttattatacatactGGTGGCAAACAAAACATGATTTGCTAGCCTGATGATTATGATAACCATAGTCTTATGGTTGCTTAAAAGCCCAAGAGCGCCAGTTGTGCGTCAATACTTTGAAGAAATTCAGGGTGTTGCAATGGTTCTTGTTCTTAACCCTACCCTTGAAGATGCCCACCAAGTTCATAAAAACTTCATCCACACTCTGTTACCTAGTTAGTTGGGAAAAATTCATTGTCTTGTCTTAGAATCTATGCTAGTTGAAAGGTTTTTAAATAATGGCGATTAATCAAGGCCATAACATGACACTGTTAATTGTTACATTATATAAGAAGCTACGCACGTTTTGATAATGGGTGTCAGTTAATGCATTATAATGCTAAAATGTAAATTCCTACACCTCATTTACATTAAATTGCTCTTCAAAAAGGTTTGTATACTGTGACATGACACGCTCAAGATAACACGGTTAAATCAGAAGTGTACACTTGTTCAGTTAATCTTAGCTACAAAGATAGCTATAATACACAGACCTTATTCAGCGTTTGTTCTTATTCCTTGTCAATATCGACCCCATATgtgttagagttagaccaaggtaagtaggcagcgattttgatagtctaGACAGTGcaaatgtaattttaaacttctataaaattatcgcttttaaataacacttgcgcagtctgtgctatcaaaatcgctgccaactgaGCTTAGTCTAACTCTATCGGCTTATCGCGCGATGCGCGCTACCGCCAGCCGATTTCTTAATGTCAAACCGTCTCATAACCCAGAACACACCACAACTCCTTTGCATCTGGCTTAAAATGATCAGTTTTGGAGATCGCGTCCGGTTTCTTTAAAAATGTGTCCGAAAATGGTATTAAAGGTATTAAAAGTTTTCCAACCCCTGGGCTATTATTGGTTTTTAAGGTATTCACCTCGAAATAATCACTAGCATCCTTTCATCTTGTCAACGATAGGTTCGTCCTGGCTCTCTTATCTGGGGTCATTAGTCGAGTTATGGCCCCTACCGCAAAATATAAGCACACTCGTGACGCCAATGACCTCTTTTTATTCGCCTTAAGCAGGGGAGATCATAGACCTAATCTTGACCGAAGCTAAACGTTTAATCCAGAATGATGCAGTTACACGTTGAAACATAAGTGGATTTACCGCCAAGGAAAtgaggttttattttattaccactGAATTCTTGtcgtttattttaaaagttcgcTGCATTTGGGAAATCAGCGAAAGTCCGTAAATATTGAAGACACTAAAAGTGCGTGAATATTCGAAACGTGACTGACGTAAGTATATTATAGTTTCTACATTATTCTGGTGTGGGGACAGCTCAGCGCAAGCCTCCTCTCATAAAAGGGTTTGAGTTGTAGCTGCATAGTATGTGTCCGCGCCAGCCCAATGCGGATTAGAGACTTTTTAAATGTGTGTGTTCTGAGATATCGTTTCCGGCCAAGAACATTGAAAACAGGTCACATTTTATTGCAATGTCTGTTTGCAATGTCTAAAACGGTGGCGGGGCGTCCATAGAACTCGATTTCTATCGGCTTGCTTAGTGTTACACAATTAAGCACCTATTTCTTAGATGTCTCAAAGGAAAAGAAGGTCAAATTAGCTCTGGCTTTCCCATCGTATCGCCACTGACTTGGTATCAACAAAGTTGTTCATTATATTCGCTCTCGACAAAAACAGTTGATCTTGACTTTGAGCCTGAACCCAGTTATAACGTGACCCCGAGACTCTTAATAACTACATATAATCGGAGATCACATTCACACTGGTACGCAATAAGCCGTGCACCGCGCGCGCACTGACCAAACCTAACCAGAGCTTCTGTTACGTGACACTCGCTCGTGGGTCGTGACGTCACAATATAATGTCCGCGTTTCGTAGGCGCACCTATTacatcatatcatttattcattgTTCGCTTTCTAGATTGCCCGAACTACAATAAGATCTCGGAAAGTCTTCCGATAAAATATGAGTTGTGAAACATTTACGGGATATGGCTGAAACATTGGTGACGCATTCCTACACAAGCATAGAAGTGACTTACTCATGTGAAGGCTTGCTACTTCAGAATTGTTACATGCACTTTTTCGTCCCTTTTACATTGATTTATAcctatattacttcgtaaagacagCTGATACGAAGTGGGCCAGTACATTGGTGTTAAATCGCGTTGTGCGCAACCAATGCCAGCCAGTCGTGCAGTCTAATGCAACTAAAAgcaaaaaaacttttatatatACACTGAAATACACTCCATATACATGTTTTTGTTCCTACTGGCTGCATAAGATTCAAATTAGATTGGACTATCGAGAAATCTGAATCGTCTTCAAACGAATCGCTCTTCAAAcgagttttttgtttttggaaaacCTTCTAGATCGTTGCAGTCTGAAACCGAACTAAGAAATGTGGGTCGAGTCCTCATAGAGGTTTTTGTAATGCATTTTGTAAAACACATCTCTACGGGATATTTCATTAACAAACATGACGCATTTATAACGGCACGTGAGCATAATGCGCCTCTGACCTGGTTCATATAAATCCCAACTACACGGTCTGACCAATTAATACCACTTACGGTCTAACCGGAAAACTTGTCGGCAGAAGTCAATCCTTGACTTACACCGGATTTTTCGCGTAGTTTCCTTAACTCTGAGCCCTTTTAGAGCTCGCCGCATGGCTCCGTTCAGATATATTTTTCGAAATACATGATCGCTAAGAGTACAACGGTACAGTCTTACTAGCTTAATACGATTGTTCGCGTAATAAGTAGTTTTACACCGGTCCTTGCTACTTATTTGCTAGGTACAGCGAAGATTACAGTTACTAGGTACAGCGAAGATTGATCAGCTAGAATAGAACTCCTAAAGGAAATATGTACGGTGTTTTTTTAATCCGTTAATTTTAAGattgcattcctgagcttaaattaagcaacttaccggtattctaattaactccagtTTGGGGATAATcaatgatttttatatatgataaggcccctacgagcgtgtacacttggcttagggcctgttcacatattgattagtgttgaGTATGAGTTTATGCATTTAGTATCAAATTATTATCTCGGatgatcgatattcgaaatgtcattgatatatcatagttttcaattgtttggcgAATTGGACTGTATTACGACATCgctattattactttttatgaaaaaaatttgaaaatttaattaatg
This Cydia pomonella isolate Wapato2018A chromosome 16, ilCydPomo1, whole genome shotgun sequence DNA region includes the following protein-coding sequences:
- the LOC133526234 gene encoding LOW QUALITY PROTEIN: serine/threonine-protein kinase mTor-like (The sequence of the model RefSeq protein was modified relative to this genomic sequence to represent the inferred CDS: deleted 1 base in 1 codon), encoding MTGFTVSELVAGLKSRHSETRHKAIRELLHFAKTDLRELSPETLAQVLDDFNQQIHTLTSSYDNNEKKAGILTIVCLIGGDTETTKSRTIRYTQYLRNVFPSTDIGIVELAAKAMGRLAATLGVKRGEYVEQEMKRCYEWLSEERNEGKRLSAVLILKELAIAMPSWFYQQITKFFNHIMIALRDPKDQIREAAAKALRAALVVTVQRELPEQINKVQWYSECYEEAMTSFTDQPIREKGLNRDDHVHGALLILNELLRCSNSAWEKQYTALMQKLDAEQDTSDEIMSLSTKIQTSWSQQHFAEEKHQTVIYESNICKQLITEKYEKICSDVMAQQISRAHNVHQMLLLMIPRLAAFNREVFSKRHLKSTINHLITFLRGREKERAMAFTTLGLICVAVETDIQTYLGRIIEIIKLTLPLKETPKKRVGSDTPLFNCVTLLGFAMKENVASEVRELLDPMCATGLSAQLTTCFKELSQNVPSLKKDITEKLLNMLSLILRKKPYAPNSSEQQIVHLLSSALLVEPHDANKLVLALRTLGAFDFEWNNTLMSFIRRCTDHYLLSEQHDIRMEAVKTAAKLLIKAIERCSVTNSRTLHMLIDESLGKLLALGRSDFDHEVRYKVLEIFTNPAFDKYLAVEEHLSCLFVAINDSNVEVSELALCVIGRLSNINPSYTTPTLRQLFVQILMELQYSESARNKEQSLRMVNNIISHAPRITRQFVDTILKVLVPKLREKESNPTMVSSILKAIGDLAEVYGGGHALHQWLPELISIQLELLSDPNQPEKRSIALWSFGQVISATGHVVTPYMEYPQLMDMLLGFLKSEQQSRDRRETIRVLGLLGALDPYKHKVNQGLIDFQTVSTLIPAIDESATADNLDLNTNEMLVNMSPIVLDEFYPAIVLTSLMRILRDPLLAQHHTSAVHSVTFIFQSLGIKCVPYISRVTPSLLYVIRTTESANFREFLFTQLAQLISVVKIHIRNYLEEIFDIIREYWTPDTPLQPTLIMLVEHITVAIGTEFKVYLRKILPNILRILRSDRSKDKFLTEKLLLTIQKFENNLDDVLLSIVPAITALFDGRNIPQSVSKLAMETIEHLSMYLYFKPYSATIIQALARVLDTNPPLRQTAMNALCALIIQLGREYVDYIPSMERLMMKHKIQCPQYIVLITRLQVVSTLACDDDYMDETRMRLRKKDVVTTNEMQPMQKLSVNLYELRKSWAVSSLITKEDWLEWLRDLSVTFLNESNSPAIRACSTLAQNYPQLAYDLFNAAFVSCWTELGEQSRRSLSNALESALAVPDAPDVALAVLTLAEFMEHCKKGELPISIRLLGDTAINCKAYAKALYYKEEEYRNNPSTQVVEALIHINNKLQQKEAANGLLEKVIMQKKDGDCSLNVHVRWYEKLHNWDQALDLYNKKLEVEPQDDESKLGLMRCLEAMGEWRKLYNITSDQWDTLSDEIRKKSAKIAAAASWGLQEWDAMKKNVDCVPEDTQEGAFYRAILAIHESQWPESRHYIDLARSLLDTELTAVVTESYQRAYGALVNAQLLTELEEVVTYKLVEERRSTIRKTWWSRLQGGQRLVEDWRKLLQIRSLVLSPREDFQTWLKFASLCRKTGALSQAHKIVLSIIGSDPINNPDVLLHMQDPRIVLAYSKNLWEAGNKRYAYDILQRFVDNSEPDNEEQCRLLARCHLKLGSWCESLQEINELSIPEILRNYSAATILAPEWYKGCHAWACMNFETVLFYKQQDNISESSVAGGSSEKKVSRADFINTHTIPAIEGFFKSISISNGSSLQDTLRLLTLWFDHGHNPTVYDALFEGIRQIDINIWLQVIPQLIARIDSPRSLVAKLVHILLIDISKLHPQALVYPLTVATKSSFVTRKNAAHYILKTMCVHSQNLVNEAAIISEELIKVAILWHDQVFIALDEASRLYFSEKDYKGMARTLERMHAMLARPPQSLKEVSFLQMYGRDLDAAQRWGEMYKESNDDRHLNEAWDLYYHVFRRITAQFRSLASLELQYVSRKLHSCRDFELAVPGSYVPNEKIIRISHIHSHLQVIKSKQRPRRLTIQGSDGKQYMFLLKGHEDLRQDERVMQLFGLVNALLQADTNTYRHDLAIQRYAVVPLSPNSGLIGWVPQCDTLYNLIIDYRDKKNVKMGLNTEQQIMLRMASDFPKLMLMQKVEVFEHTLSQTPGNDLARLLWLKSPSAEAWFERRTNYTRSLAVMSMVGYILGLGDRHPSNIMLHRVTGKVLHIDFGDCFEVTQTRDKFPEKIPFRLTRMLINAMEVTGIEGTYRFTCEAVMHVLHKHRDSVMAVLEAFVYDPLLNWRLVDNDRHSLTESTFSSDIDSSLSLPSRSRNHLHYESVEIPPEANLNKRALSILNRIRDKLTGRDFPQIEAVVSVPKQVDLLIKLATNNENLCQCYLGWCPFW